A section of the Ciceribacter thiooxidans genome encodes:
- a CDS encoding ABC transporter substrate-binding protein, with translation MISAFQMARRRLSNGLLFTFLASAALAVPAVPALAGQSDRSLVLGMAIEPIGLDPTIAAPVAIGQVTWQNVFEGLVTVDRDGNIKPQLAKSWTISSDGLTYTFRLQRNVTFHDGETFDSAVAKASLERARGADSVNPQKRFFSSIATIETPDAETLVLKLREPAGSLLYWLAWPSSVIVGTKTAESDRTTPVGTGPFRFVRWAKGDKVELAANTDYWNKDVSIGLDKVTFRFISDPQAQAAALRSGDVDAFPEFGAPELVGSFENDPNLTTVIGDTELKVVAGMNNARKPFNDKRVRQALMMALDRKTLVDGAWSGFGTPIGSHYTPNDPGFIDLTGIYPYDPEKARALLAEAGYPDGFSFVMRAPQMSYATRSAEIMQAMLAEIGVTMTIEPTEFPAKWVQEVFKNADYDMTIVAHAEPMDVDIYGRDSYYFNYRNPVLNGLIAKAEQTTDPVARDAIYGDVQTVLAEDVPALYLFVMPKLGIWNKGIEGLWRNEPIPSNVLTDVHWKE, from the coding sequence ATGATCAGCGCCTTTCAGATGGCCAGACGCCGTCTGTCGAACGGACTCCTGTTCACCTTCTTGGCTTCGGCGGCCCTTGCCGTACCTGCAGTACCTGCACTCGCCGGACAATCCGACAGGTCGCTCGTTCTCGGCATGGCAATCGAGCCTATCGGGCTTGATCCCACAATCGCTGCGCCCGTCGCAATCGGCCAGGTTACGTGGCAGAACGTCTTCGAAGGCCTCGTCACCGTCGACCGCGACGGCAACATCAAGCCTCAGCTTGCAAAGAGCTGGACCATTTCCTCCGACGGTCTTACCTACACCTTCAGACTGCAACGGAACGTGACGTTTCACGACGGCGAGACGTTCGATTCCGCCGTTGCGAAAGCATCCCTGGAACGCGCCCGCGGCGCAGACTCCGTCAACCCGCAGAAGCGCTTTTTTTCATCGATAGCGACAATCGAAACGCCTGACGCAGAAACGCTCGTCCTGAAGCTCAGGGAGCCGGCCGGCAGTCTGCTCTACTGGCTCGCTTGGCCGTCATCAGTGATCGTAGGAACCAAAACCGCAGAAAGCGACAGGACGACGCCGGTCGGGACAGGTCCATTCCGGTTCGTCCGGTGGGCGAAAGGTGACAAGGTCGAACTCGCCGCGAATACGGACTACTGGAACAAGGACGTGTCGATCGGGTTGGACAAGGTCACTTTCCGCTTCATATCGGATCCGCAAGCACAGGCAGCCGCCCTCAGGTCCGGCGATGTCGATGCCTTTCCGGAGTTCGGCGCGCCGGAGCTCGTCGGGAGCTTTGAGAACGACCCGAACCTGACAACCGTCATCGGCGACACGGAACTCAAGGTCGTTGCCGGCATGAACAATGCCCGAAAACCATTCAACGACAAGCGTGTCCGCCAGGCGCTGATGATGGCGCTCGACCGCAAGACACTGGTCGATGGCGCCTGGTCCGGCTTCGGAACCCCGATCGGCAGCCACTACACGCCGAACGATCCGGGCTTCATCGACCTGACCGGCATCTATCCCTACGACCCTGAAAAGGCCAGGGCGCTGCTCGCGGAAGCCGGTTATCCCGACGGCTTCAGCTTCGTCATGCGAGCACCGCAAATGTCTTATGCCACCCGCAGCGCTGAGATCATGCAGGCCATGCTCGCGGAAATCGGCGTGACGATGACCATCGAACCCACGGAATTCCCTGCGAAGTGGGTGCAGGAAGTTTTCAAGAACGCTGACTACGACATGACGATCGTCGCCCATGCCGAGCCCATGGACGTCGACATCTACGGCCGCGATTCCTACTACTTCAACTACAGGAATCCAGTGCTGAACGGCCTCATCGCAAAGGCGGAACAGACAACCGATCCGGTTGCACGAGATGCGATCTATGGCGATGTCCAGACGGTCCTCGCGGAGGATGTGCCTGCGCTCTATCTGTTCGTGATGCCAAAGCTCGGAATCTGGAACAAGGGAATAGAGGGGCTTTGGCGGAACGAGCCGATTCCCTCGAATGTGTTGACGGATGTGCATTGGAAAGAATGA
- a CDS encoding FadR/GntR family transcriptional regulator — MDRDVTLSPAAASSGDFVAVTMTAITRFIRENELKPGDRLPAEAVLTRELHVSRTVVREALRSLSALRLVDLGAGKRPTVAQLDDETMAMMMAHGVTTDQIGVQHIYDARRTIEGRTVALASLRRTDAEAREILDHARAMERDFDQPSAVMEHDIAFHLAIAQASRNPVFALVIGAFRGVMRETWPIGWRSRARDEDRRAVTRLHVDLAETIAAGNPRTAVDLMNQHFDGSTKALLAAGLI; from the coding sequence ATGGATCGGGACGTAACCTTGTCACCAGCAGCAGCATCGTCCGGGGACTTTGTCGCGGTGACGATGACGGCGATCACTCGCTTCATTCGGGAGAATGAGTTGAAGCCTGGCGATCGTCTTCCGGCTGAAGCGGTGCTCACCAGAGAGCTTCATGTCTCCAGGACCGTGGTTCGGGAGGCGCTCCGCTCGCTTTCGGCTCTTCGGTTGGTCGATCTCGGGGCAGGAAAGCGTCCGACCGTCGCGCAACTCGACGACGAGACCATGGCGATGATGATGGCACATGGCGTCACCACCGACCAGATCGGCGTGCAGCACATCTATGATGCCCGCCGAACCATCGAAGGTCGCACGGTTGCGCTCGCCTCGCTTCGCCGTACTGACGCGGAAGCGCGCGAGATACTGGACCACGCTCGGGCAATGGAGCGGGATTTCGACCAACCTTCGGCGGTCATGGAGCACGATATCGCGTTCCATCTCGCAATCGCCCAGGCGTCACGCAATCCGGTCTTCGCATTGGTCATCGGAGCTTTCCGCGGGGTGATGCGCGAAACTTGGCCTATCGGCTGGCGCAGCCGGGCGCGCGACGAGGATCGCCGCGCCGTGACGCGGTTGCATGTGGACCTGGCGGAGACAATTGCCGCCGGCAATCCACGGACTGCTGTCGATCTCATGAACCAGCACTTCGATGGCAGCACAAAGGCGCTTCTGGCTGCCGGACTGATCTGA
- a CDS encoding ABC transporter permease, whose amino-acid sequence MPRWGAGLIAGGTLTTILVTVALISLIWTPLSPGKMQITHKLQPPLSYGLFGTDQYGRDVLSMLMVGAWNSLSIAAAAVAIGASTGTLIGMFAASRRGLAEAFVMRTADVVFAVPPILSAMMLGAFLGTGRWTAVIAIAVFMVPVFTRVAAGAARQVWSRNYVLAARGAGKGNLLITIEHVFPNIANQIVVQAAVQLGLAILTEAGLSFLGLGTPPPAPTWGRMLADAQTYLEIAPWLAILPGLAIAVAVLGFNMLGDGLRDLLDPRTEDCR is encoded by the coding sequence ATGCCGAGATGGGGTGCCGGTCTCATCGCCGGCGGGACACTCACCACCATCCTCGTCACCGTCGCGCTCATCTCGCTGATCTGGACGCCCCTTTCCCCAGGCAAGATGCAGATCACGCACAAGCTGCAGCCTCCGCTATCCTATGGTCTGTTTGGGACCGACCAATACGGGCGTGATGTTCTGTCCATGCTGATGGTCGGCGCGTGGAACTCGCTGTCGATCGCGGCCGCGGCAGTCGCCATAGGCGCCTCGACGGGGACACTGATCGGCATGTTTGCCGCAAGCCGACGCGGCCTTGCGGAAGCATTCGTCATGCGCACGGCAGACGTGGTCTTTGCCGTTCCGCCGATCCTGTCGGCGATGATGCTCGGCGCGTTTCTAGGGACGGGACGGTGGACCGCAGTGATTGCCATCGCCGTGTTCATGGTCCCCGTCTTCACACGTGTCGCCGCCGGTGCGGCACGACAGGTCTGGTCGCGAAATTATGTCCTTGCCGCACGCGGCGCAGGCAAGGGCAATTTGCTGATCACAATCGAGCACGTGTTCCCCAACATCGCAAACCAGATCGTCGTGCAAGCCGCGGTCCAGCTCGGCCTTGCAATTCTGACCGAAGCAGGCCTGAGTTTCCTCGGGCTCGGGACCCCACCACCGGCGCCGACCTGGGGCCGCATGCTCGCGGACGCGCAAACCTACCTCGAAATCGCTCCATGGCTCGCCATCCTCCCGGGTCTTGCCATTGCCGTCGCCGTTCTCGGCTTCAACATGCTGGGTGATGGACTGCGGGACTTGTTAGATCCGCGAACCGAGGACTGCCGATGA
- a CDS encoding ABC transporter ATP-binding protein, with amino-acid sequence MKGDTLLAVDGLTVSLRGSDGVASSILRDISFALRPGETLGIVGESGSGKSLLALAIMGLLPAAARAGGHITFEGQDLLALSDDEMCRVRGNRIGMIFQEPATALNPVMTVGDQVAEGLVWHRGVSWQKARAEALRLLDQVRIPDVHRRARMYPHEMSGGQRQRIGIAIALALNPPLLIADEPTTALDVTVQAEILDILDELVREQGMALIFVSHDLGVVASTCQRMIVMYAGRMMEEGATHAVLTAPFNPYTRSLLHTVPRRLERGQRLAAIPGTVPTFTHRPRGCAFSDRCPERETRCHEVDPPWFSLPEGGGSRCIHDPGRETSR; translated from the coding sequence ATGAAGGGCGATACCCTGCTTGCAGTCGACGGACTGACCGTGTCGCTCCGCGGAAGCGATGGCGTGGCATCCTCGATATTGCGCGATATCTCGTTCGCCCTGCGGCCGGGCGAGACGCTCGGAATCGTCGGGGAATCCGGGTCCGGAAAATCGCTGCTCGCCCTTGCGATCATGGGCTTGCTGCCCGCAGCAGCCCGCGCGGGCGGCCACATCACCTTCGAGGGCCAAGATCTGCTCGCCCTCTCGGACGACGAGATGTGCCGGGTACGCGGAAACAGGATCGGCATGATCTTCCAGGAACCGGCGACCGCCCTCAATCCCGTCATGACGGTTGGCGATCAGGTCGCAGAAGGACTCGTCTGGCACAGGGGGGTGAGCTGGCAGAAAGCCCGCGCAGAGGCGCTCCGGTTGCTCGATCAGGTGCGGATTCCGGACGTGCACCGTCGTGCGCGAATGTATCCACACGAGATGTCCGGCGGGCAGCGCCAGCGCATCGGCATCGCAATCGCACTGGCGCTGAATCCGCCCTTGCTGATTGCGGACGAGCCCACGACAGCCCTCGACGTCACTGTACAGGCGGAAATTCTCGACATCCTCGACGAGCTGGTCCGCGAACAAGGAATGGCGCTCATCTTTGTCAGCCACGATCTCGGCGTTGTCGCCAGTACCTGCCAGCGCATGATCGTCATGTATGCAGGACGGATGATGGAGGAGGGAGCAACCCACGCGGTTCTCACCGCCCCTTTCAATCCCTACACACGCAGTCTTCTGCACACCGTGCCACGTCGTCTTGAAAGAGGACAGCGCCTCGCTGCCATTCCGGGAACGGTGCCGACCTTCACGCATCGTCCGCGCGGTTGCGCCTTTTCCGATCGATGCCCGGAGCGTGAAACGCGTTGCCATGAGGTCGACCCACCGTGGTTCTCACTGCCGGAGGGAGGGGGGAGCCGGTGCATCCATGATCCAGGCCGGGAGACGTCCCGATGA
- a CDS encoding dipeptide ABC transporter ATP-binding protein, protein MSAMQEDTRPMLEIRDIKRDYHVPTGLFKPEKIVHAVKGVSFSLEAGKTLAIVGESGCGKSTLARILTFIDEPTSGELLIDGNKVDTRPGHLTPEMRRKVQIVFQNPYGSLNPRQKIGDVLGEPLLINTGMSAAERRERSTEMLVKVGLGPEHYNRYPHMFSGGQRQRIAIARALMLNPKLLVLDEPVSALDLSVQAQVLNLLADLQEEFGLTYVFISHDLSVVRYIADEVMVMYFGEAVEYGTRDAVFSDPQHEYTKTLFAATPRADVESIRARLAAKGRLKAVG, encoded by the coding sequence ATGAGCGCTATGCAGGAAGATACCAGGCCGATGCTCGAGATCCGCGACATCAAGCGCGACTATCATGTGCCAACCGGCCTCTTCAAACCGGAGAAGATCGTTCATGCCGTGAAGGGAGTGTCCTTCTCGCTGGAGGCCGGAAAGACGCTGGCGATTGTCGGTGAAAGCGGGTGCGGCAAGTCGACTCTCGCGCGGATTCTCACGTTCATCGACGAACCGACTTCGGGTGAGCTCCTTATCGACGGCAACAAGGTCGACACTCGTCCGGGGCATCTGACGCCCGAGATGCGTCGGAAGGTACAGATCGTCTTTCAGAACCCTTACGGATCTCTCAATCCTCGCCAGAAGATCGGCGATGTCCTTGGGGAACCACTGCTGATCAATACTGGCATGTCGGCAGCGGAGCGACGGGAACGGTCGACCGAGATGCTCGTCAAGGTGGGACTCGGACCCGAACACTACAATCGTTACCCGCATATGTTCTCCGGCGGACAGCGCCAGCGCATTGCGATTGCCCGCGCCTTGATGCTCAACCCTAAGCTTCTCGTCCTTGATGAACCGGTTTCGGCCCTCGACCTTTCGGTCCAGGCGCAGGTTCTCAATCTGCTCGCCGACCTACAGGAAGAATTTGGGCTGACCTACGTCTTTATCAGCCATGACCTTTCGGTGGTTCGTTACATCGCCGACGAGGTCATGGTGATGTATTTCGGCGAAGCTGTCGAATACGGTACCCGCGATGCGGTATTTTCCGACCCGCAGCACGAGTACACGAAGACGCTGTTTGCTGCGACGCCACGGGCGGACGTCGAATCGATCCGGGCACGCTTGGCTGCGAAGGGTCGGCTGAAGGCTGTCGGCTGA
- a CDS encoding ABC transporter ATP-binding protein, translating into MALLEIQNLTVEFETATGWFKAVDGVSLSVDAGEVLAIVGESGSGKSVSMLAVMGLLPWTAKITADRMLFQGRDIQNLSPAARRELIGKDIAMIFQEPVASLNPCFTVGFQIEEVLRVHMGMDKKARRTRAVELLRQVGLPNPEERLGHFPHQMSGGQCQRVMIAMAIACDPKLLIADEPTTALDVTIQKQILDLLMSLQAKNGMGLIMITHDMGVVAETADRVIVQYKGRKMEEADVLTLFEAPKSNYTKALLSALPENATGDRLTTVSDFMTGADAEGEDA; encoded by the coding sequence ATGGCCCTGCTCGAAATCCAGAATCTGACGGTCGAGTTCGAAACCGCAACGGGATGGTTCAAGGCGGTCGACGGCGTATCGCTCTCGGTCGATGCCGGTGAGGTACTGGCAATCGTCGGCGAGTCCGGCTCGGGAAAGTCGGTTTCCATGCTGGCCGTCATGGGGCTTTTGCCCTGGACGGCGAAGATCACCGCCGATCGAATGCTGTTCCAGGGGCGGGACATCCAGAATCTGTCGCCAGCGGCCCGCAGGGAACTGATCGGCAAGGACATTGCGATGATCTTCCAGGAGCCGGTCGCAAGTCTCAATCCGTGTTTCACGGTCGGCTTCCAGATCGAGGAAGTTCTTCGCGTCCATATGGGAATGGACAAGAAGGCGCGCCGGACGCGTGCGGTGGAACTTCTCCGCCAGGTCGGCCTTCCCAATCCGGAAGAACGGCTCGGCCATTTCCCGCACCAGATGTCCGGTGGTCAGTGCCAGCGCGTTATGATTGCCATGGCGATCGCCTGCGATCCGAAACTTCTGATCGCCGATGAGCCGACCACAGCGCTGGACGTCACTATCCAGAAGCAAATTCTCGACCTCCTGATGTCGCTGCAGGCGAAGAACGGGATGGGCCTCATCATGATCACCCACGACATGGGCGTGGTGGCGGAGACGGCCGATCGGGTGATCGTCCAATACAAGGGTCGGAAGATGGAAGAGGCCGACGTTCTGACGCTCTTCGAGGCGCCGAAGAGCAACTACACCAAGGCACTGCTCTCCGCGCTGCCGGAAAACGCAACCGGTGACCGCCTGACGACGGTCTCCGATTTCATGACTGGAGCGGATGCCGAGGGAGAAGACGCATGA
- a CDS encoding ABC transporter permease, whose amino-acid sequence MLTVLMRRVVALLLTLLAVSVLVFAVMDVLPGDPAAVMLGTSASPDTLAALRHELGLDQPLLLRYFVWLASAARGDFGTSYVYGVPVSELLAERLAVTLPLAAIAVVLSVAIALPLGALSAARRSSAFDHAVGVLSQLFIAVPGFWVALLLILLFSVRLRVMPSGGFPGWESGLGAALKSLVLPAVALALPQAGVLTRVTRSAVLEVLNEDYVRTARAKGLPQRVALWRHAVPNAMVPVVTVLGLQFTFLVAGAILVENLFNLPGLGRLAYQALMQRDVVVLQDVVLFFAGLVVIVNFLVDLSYLFLDPRLRETAS is encoded by the coding sequence ATGCTAACCGTACTGATGCGCCGAGTGGTCGCCCTGCTGCTGACGCTTCTTGCCGTGTCGGTGCTTGTCTTCGCCGTCATGGACGTGCTGCCGGGCGATCCCGCAGCGGTCATGCTTGGTACGTCGGCGAGCCCGGACACACTTGCTGCCCTGCGGCATGAGCTGGGCCTCGATCAGCCTCTCCTGCTTCGCTATTTCGTGTGGCTTGCGAGTGCCGCTCGTGGCGATTTCGGCACCTCCTATGTCTACGGCGTTCCGGTTTCCGAACTGCTTGCCGAACGTCTTGCAGTCACCCTTCCGCTGGCGGCTATTGCGGTCGTACTCTCCGTCGCGATAGCCTTGCCGCTCGGGGCCCTTTCTGCAGCTCGGCGCAGTTCCGCCTTCGACCATGCCGTGGGCGTTCTCTCGCAGCTCTTCATCGCAGTGCCGGGCTTCTGGGTCGCATTACTATTAATTCTCCTCTTTTCCGTCCGGCTGCGCGTCATGCCGTCGGGTGGTTTCCCGGGTTGGGAAAGCGGCCTTGGGGCGGCGCTGAAATCGCTCGTCTTGCCGGCCGTTGCACTCGCCCTCCCACAGGCGGGCGTTCTGACCCGCGTGACCCGTTCGGCCGTCCTCGAGGTATTGAACGAAGATTATGTCCGCACTGCCCGCGCCAAGGGTCTTCCCCAAAGAGTCGCGCTTTGGCGGCATGCTGTTCCGAACGCCATGGTTCCGGTCGTCACCGTTCTCGGCCTGCAATTCACTTTCCTGGTGGCCGGAGCGATCCTGGTCGAGAACCTCTTCAATCTGCCGGGGCTGGGCAGGCTCGCCTACCAGGCGCTGATGCAACGCGATGTCGTCGTTCTACAGGACGTCGTTCTGTTCTTTGCCGGCCTCGTCGTCATCGTCAATTTCCTGGTCGATCTCTCCTACCTCTTTCTCGATCCGCGACTGCGCGAGACGGCGTCATGA
- a CDS encoding oligopeptide/dipeptide ABC transporter ATP-binding protein produces the protein MKAPLLDVQEVTRDYVSHALFLSPHRHRALDSVSLRIEPGSIFGLVGESGSGKSTLARIVAALDRPTSGKVMFDGDDLFTLPARQLMHRRSAFQMVFQDPFGSLDPRQRIGRTVAEPLHALPVRLGRRQIEDRVAEVLESVGLSVNHMRRYPHEFSGGQRQRIAIARALVTEPKLVIADEPVSALDLSVQAQILNLIMDLRERRGVAFLFISHNLAAVDCVADTVGVMYGGRIVETGPADEVFRKPLHPYSQALAAAEPNVQAHQRQLPQVQPPLKAPAGENGCAFRTRCPRAIERCGTERPVLHPVSPGRSVSCHRPGQDET, from the coding sequence ATGAAAGCCCCGCTTCTCGACGTGCAAGAGGTAACGCGTGACTACGTCTCACACGCCTTGTTCTTGTCCCCACATCGCCATCGGGCACTCGACTCCGTGTCGCTCCGTATAGAACCAGGCAGCATTTTCGGTCTGGTCGGTGAGTCCGGCTCCGGCAAATCGACACTCGCGCGCATCGTTGCGGCGCTCGACCGGCCGACATCCGGCAAGGTCATGTTCGACGGTGACGACCTTTTCACGTTGCCCGCCCGCCAGCTTATGCACCGGCGCAGCGCATTTCAGATGGTATTCCAGGATCCGTTCGGATCCCTCGACCCACGCCAGCGGATCGGCAGGACCGTGGCCGAGCCACTTCATGCCCTGCCGGTACGTCTCGGTCGTCGGCAGATCGAGGACAGGGTGGCCGAAGTACTGGAAAGTGTCGGACTATCCGTCAATCATATGCGCCGCTACCCGCATGAGTTCTCCGGTGGGCAACGCCAACGCATCGCGATCGCCCGCGCACTGGTGACGGAACCGAAGCTGGTCATCGCGGACGAGCCGGTCTCCGCGCTCGATCTCTCGGTTCAGGCCCAGATCCTCAATCTCATCATGGATTTGCGCGAGCGCCGTGGCGTCGCATTCCTCTTCATCAGCCACAATCTTGCAGCAGTTGATTGCGTTGCAGACACGGTGGGCGTGATGTATGGCGGCCGGATCGTGGAGACGGGACCGGCCGACGAGGTCTTCCGGAAACCGCTCCATCCATATTCGCAAGCCTTGGCGGCAGCTGAGCCGAATGTCCAGGCGCACCAAAGGCAGCTGCCGCAGGTGCAGCCGCCGCTCAAAGCTCCGGCAGGAGAAAATGGTTGCGCGTTCCGAACGAGGTGCCCGCGCGCAATCGAACGATGCGGGACCGAACGCCCGGTATTGCACCCGGTTTCGCCCGGACGCTCGGTTTCCTGTCACCGCCCGGGTCAGGACGAGACCTGA